A genomic segment from Ramlibacter agri encodes:
- a CDS encoding RNA recognition motif domain-containing protein: MGNKLYVGNLPYSFRDSDLEQAFSQFGTVTSARVMMERDTGRSKGFGFVEMGSPAEAQAAIQGMSGQMHSGRALVVNEARPMEQRPRGFGGAGGGGGGGGFGGGGGYGGGRREGGGGGYGGGRGDGGGGGGGYGGGGRDRY; this comes from the coding sequence ATGGGCAACAAACTTTACGTGGGGAACCTTCCCTACTCTTTCCGCGATAGCGACCTCGAGCAGGCTTTCAGCCAGTTCGGTACCGTCACCAGCGCCCGTGTCATGATGGAGCGCGACACCGGTCGTTCCAAGGGTTTCGGCTTTGTCGAAATGGGCAGCCCCGCTGAGGCGCAAGCCGCCATCCAGGGCATGAGCGGCCAGATGCACAGCGGCCGTGCGCTGGTGGTCAACGAAGCCCGCCCGATGGAGCAGCGTCCCCGCGGCTTCGGTGGCGCCGGCGGCGGCGGTGGTGGTGGTGGTTTCGGCGGCGGCGGCGGCTACGGTGGTGGCCGGCGTGAAGGCGGCGGCGGTGGTTACGGCGGTGGCCGTGGCGACGGCGGCGGCGGCGGCGGCGGCTACGGTGGTGGCGGCCGCGACCGCTACTGA